From Micromonospora sp. NBC_01699, a single genomic window includes:
- the map gene encoding type I methionyl aminopeptidase, translating to MIEILNPTQLLQAKDTGALVAGILQTLKSRSTVGTNLRDINRWAQTMIIEAGAQSCYVDYEPSFGRGPFGHYICTSVNDAVLHGLPYDYPLADGDLLSLDLAVSTGGVVTDSAISFIVGDSKPPESVALIDATERALSAGIAAAGPGARIGDISHAIGSVLSAAGYPINTEFGGHGVGSTMHQDPHVSNTGRPGRGYRLRPGLLLALEPWVMADTARLVTDADGWTLRSATGCRTAHSEHTIAITDDGAEILTLPRPAQP from the coding sequence ATGATCGAGATCCTGAACCCCACCCAGCTGCTGCAAGCGAAGGACACCGGCGCCCTGGTCGCCGGCATATTGCAGACCCTGAAGAGCCGCAGCACGGTCGGCACGAACCTTCGGGACATCAACCGGTGGGCCCAGACCATGATCATCGAGGCCGGAGCGCAGTCCTGCTACGTCGACTACGAGCCGTCGTTCGGACGCGGGCCATTCGGCCACTACATCTGTACGTCGGTCAACGACGCCGTGCTGCACGGACTGCCGTACGACTACCCGCTCGCCGACGGCGACCTGCTGTCGCTCGACCTCGCCGTCTCCACCGGCGGAGTTGTCACCGACTCCGCCATCAGCTTCATCGTGGGCGACTCGAAGCCCCCGGAGAGCGTCGCGCTGATCGACGCGACCGAACGCGCGTTGAGCGCGGGGATAGCCGCGGCCGGTCCCGGGGCTCGCATCGGTGACATCTCCCATGCCATCGGCTCGGTCCTCAGCGCGGCGGGATATCCGATCAACACCGAGTTCGGCGGTCACGGCGTCGGCTCGACGATGCACCAGGACCCGCACGTCTCGAACACGGGGCGGCCCGGTCGCGGCTACCGGCTGCGCCCCGGGCTACTGCTGGCACTGGAGCCATGGGTCATGGCGGACACCGCCAGGCTCGTCACCGATGCCGACGGCTGGACACTCCGAAGCGCGACCGGCTGCCGGACGGCGCACAGCGAGCACACGATCGCCATCACCGACGACGGAGCCGAGATTCTCACCCTGCCGAGGCCGGCACAACCGTGA
- a CDS encoding helix-turn-helix transcriptional regulator has protein sequence MVRLPLTPAEVERGQRLGAILRRARGERSMLGTALAAGVSPETLRKIETGRVATPAFPTIAAIADVLGLSLDAVWSEINQSDGGVELAGSGRNAAERLAS, from the coding sequence ATGGTTAGGTTGCCGCTCACTCCCGCGGAGGTCGAGCGCGGACAGCGCCTCGGCGCCATCCTGCGTCGAGCCAGGGGGGAGCGTTCGATGCTCGGTACCGCGCTGGCCGCGGGTGTCTCGCCGGAGACCCTTCGGAAGATCGAGACCGGTCGCGTGGCCACCCCCGCCTTCCCGACCATCGCCGCGATCGCCGACGTCCTCGGCCTTTCCCTCGATGCGGTGTGGTCGGAGATCAACCAGTCGGACGGCGGGGTCGAACTCGCTGGATCGGGCCGCAACGCGGCCGAGCGGTTGGCCTCGTAG
- a CDS encoding DUF6158 family protein, which yields MTESVRGAQFGAPGSVDDSPEQRVGEWDGDHPATSGTVAAGFTEDETEDVGIDPAELGDDDLIRELHSLHRTRLDTLRHAADTALANHLRRTAELETEYLSRHPGREVDPARLRNGD from the coding sequence ATGACCGAATCAGTACGCGGTGCCCAGTTCGGGGCACCCGGATCCGTCGACGACAGCCCCGAGCAACGAGTCGGAGAGTGGGACGGCGACCACCCCGCCACCTCCGGTACGGTGGCCGCCGGCTTCACCGAGGACGAGACCGAGGACGTCGGCATCGACCCGGCCGAACTCGGTGACGACGACCTGATCCGGGAACTGCACAGCCTGCACCGGACCCGGCTGGACACGCTCCGGCACGCCGCCGACACGGCGCTGGCCAACCACCTGCGCCGCACCGCCGAGCTGGAGACCGAATACCTCAGCCGGCATCCGGGCCGCGAGGTCGACCCGGCCCGGCTCCGGAACGGCGACTGA
- a CDS encoding DUF3817 domain-containing protein has protein sequence MGAALTRYRVIAYVVGVVLILLVLVGMPLKYGWDEPVVVETIGPAHGFLYMIYLVAAFDVTRRAKWPLGQMLLVMLAGTVPFVSFYAERVVSRRIAAQLREERPQPQTVAG, from the coding sequence GTGGGCGCAGCCCTGACCCGATACCGTGTGATCGCCTACGTCGTAGGTGTCGTGCTGATCCTGCTGGTCCTGGTGGGAATGCCACTGAAGTACGGCTGGGACGAGCCGGTGGTGGTGGAGACGATCGGCCCGGCACACGGCTTCCTGTACATGATCTACCTCGTCGCCGCGTTCGACGTGACCCGCCGGGCGAAGTGGCCGCTCGGTCAGATGCTGCTGGTGATGCTCGCCGGCACCGTCCCGTTCGTGTCGTTCTATGCCGAACGGGTGGTGAGTCGCCGGATCGCCGCCCAGCTACGGGAGGAGCGACCGCAGCCGCAGACCGTCGCCGGCTGA
- a CDS encoding DUF1360 domain-containing protein, which yields MSVRDRVARLRRAYAPHEHRPLGGYLVALGAYAGVTAGLTAVVRATRTPVPDAPSTKDIVLLAIATHKLSRLLTKDAITSPLRAPFTSYDRPSGHGEVMEQVRDQGSSARHALGELLSCPFCLAVWVATGLTGSLVLAPRLTRLTATALTAIAASDFLQLAYATAQQAATGPHPPTTPSPPAAASGLGEV from the coding sequence ATGAGTGTTCGGGACAGGGTCGCGCGCTTGCGCCGGGCGTACGCGCCACACGAGCACCGGCCGCTCGGCGGTTACCTGGTGGCGCTCGGTGCGTACGCCGGGGTCACCGCCGGGCTGACCGCAGTGGTGCGGGCGACCCGTACCCCGGTGCCGGACGCCCCGTCGACCAAGGACATCGTCCTGCTCGCCATCGCCACCCACAAGCTCAGCCGACTGCTCACCAAGGACGCCATCACCAGCCCGCTGCGTGCCCCGTTCACCAGCTACGACCGGCCGAGCGGCCACGGTGAGGTGATGGAGCAGGTACGCGACCAGGGCAGCAGCGCCCGGCACGCCCTCGGTGAACTGTTGAGCTGCCCGTTCTGCCTGGCCGTCTGGGTGGCCACCGGACTCACCGGGAGCCTGGTCCTCGCCCCTCGCCTCACCCGGCTGACGGCCACCGCCCTGACGGCCATAGCCGCCTCCGACTTCCTCCAACTGGCCTACGCCACCGCCCAACAGGCCGCGACCGGCCCCCACCCCCCGACCACCCCGTCGCCGCCCGCCGCCGCGTCGGGTCTGGGCGAGGTCTAG
- a CDS encoding DUF397 domain-containing protein: MSQPGPGTGTWRKSTRCESQKCVEVAEVTAGMAVRNSTDPDRYVVFPATAWQAFVDTVRAREFDHG, encoded by the coding sequence ATGTCGCAGCCGGGTCCCGGCACGGGTACGTGGCGGAAGAGCACTCGATGCGAGTCGCAGAAATGCGTCGAGGTTGCCGAGGTCACGGCCGGAATGGCGGTCCGCAACTCCACCGACCCGGACCGGTACGTCGTCTTCCCGGCAACCGCCTGGCAGGCGTTCGTCGACACCGTACGCGCCCGCGAGTTCGATCACGGCTGA